A stretch of Mycobacteriales bacterium DNA encodes these proteins:
- a CDS encoding nitrile hydratase accessory protein encodes MTLRDDVGLMAGPEALPRDNGELVFAAPWEGRALAIAVTTVERLGLPWDEFRSRLIAAIAEAPERPYYESWALALERLLVDHGITSPDELAGATPTERPPL; translated from the coding sequence GTGACACTGCGTGACGACGTCGGGCTCATGGCCGGGCCGGAGGCGCTGCCACGTGACAACGGCGAGCTGGTCTTCGCCGCCCCGTGGGAGGGGCGGGCGCTCGCGATCGCCGTCACCACGGTCGAGCGGCTGGGGCTGCCGTGGGACGAGTTCCGGTCCCGGCTGATCGCGGCCATCGCCGAAGCGCCGGAGCGGCCCTACTACGAGAGCTGGGCGCTGGCCCTCGAGCGGTTGCTCGTCGACCACGGGATCACCTCCCCCGACGAGCTCGCCGGCGCGACACCGACCGAGCGGCCGCCTCTCTAG
- a CDS encoding crotonase/enoyl-CoA hydratase family protein yields MGYTSVDYRTEGRIAYLTLNRPERLNAIDAHMPGDIRAAVEEANADKAVHVIVVEGAGRAFCAGYDLKDYAEGGEGVQAHGPWDPMADYRMMRGWTDDFFTLFRSYKPTIAKVHGYAIAGGSDIALCADLVVMAEDARIGYPPARVWGCPTTAMWVYRIGAERAKRMLLTGDTIDGRTAAEWGLVHSAVPADGLDAEVAALAERIAAVPRNQLMMQKLMINQALENMGLSSTQMVATLFDGIARHTPEGVWFQGYAAQHGFHDAVEWRDSGRPIPDGAEAHQAIAELRAERQKNG; encoded by the coding sequence ATGGGCTACACGTCGGTCGACTACCGCACCGAGGGGCGCATCGCCTACCTGACGCTCAACCGACCGGAGCGCCTCAACGCGATCGATGCGCACATGCCCGGCGACATCCGCGCGGCCGTCGAGGAGGCCAACGCCGACAAGGCGGTCCACGTGATCGTCGTGGAGGGCGCGGGCCGGGCCTTCTGCGCGGGATACGACCTCAAGGACTACGCCGAGGGCGGCGAGGGCGTCCAGGCGCACGGCCCGTGGGATCCCATGGCCGACTACCGGATGATGCGCGGCTGGACCGACGACTTCTTTACGCTCTTCCGCTCCTACAAGCCGACGATCGCGAAGGTGCATGGCTACGCGATCGCGGGCGGGAGCGACATCGCCCTGTGCGCCGACCTCGTCGTGATGGCCGAGGACGCGCGCATCGGCTACCCGCCGGCGCGGGTCTGGGGCTGCCCGACGACCGCGATGTGGGTCTACCGGATCGGCGCCGAGCGGGCGAAGCGGATGCTGCTGACCGGTGACACGATCGACGGCCGCACCGCGGCCGAGTGGGGGCTCGTGCACAGCGCCGTACCCGCCGACGGGCTCGACGCCGAGGTGGCCGCGCTCGCCGAGCGGATCGCGGCGGTGCCGCGCAACCAGCTGATGATGCAGAAGCTGATGATCAACCAGGCGCTGGAGAACATGGGCCTGTCGTCGACCCAGATGGTGGCGACGTTGTTCGACGGCATCGCCCGGCACACGCCAGAGGGGGTGTGGTTCCAGGGCTACGCGGCGCAGCACGGTTTCCACGACGCGGTCGAGTGGCGCGACTCCGGCCGCCCGATCCCCGACGGTGCCGAGGCGCACCAGGCGATCGCCGAGCTGCGCGCCGAGCGGCAGAAGAACGGCTAG